The Pedococcus dokdonensis region CCGGGAGCTGGAGGACGCGCGGACCGAGGACGACTACACGATCCGTGAGTGGGTCGACGCGCCGGGCGTGGCATACGTGCCCGTCGACGGCAAGCACGAGCTGCTCCCCGGGGTGTGGCTGGTCCCGGCGCCAGGACACACCCTTGGCTCACAGGTCGTCGTGGTCGACAGCGCGGCCGGCAAGGTCGTCATCTGCGGCGACACAGCGGTCTTCCACGCCGAGCTCGACCAGCCGACCACCGAGGGCCAGCGCCTGGTCCGGTCGCTCGACCCCGTCGAGGCCTGGCTCTCGCACGAGCACCAGCCCTGGCGCCCCGAGCGGCTGACCACCGGCTGAGACCTCGT contains the following coding sequences:
- a CDS encoding MBL fold metallo-hydrolase, producing the protein MAEGITVTPVLVATLLAEEERMPVYVHVVDHPQGRVLVDTGMTELHPLVDDMDPQLTPLSEQPGFDLSSIDLVVNTHLHFDHCGGNHLFEGLPVHVQRRELEDARTEDDYTIREWVDAPGVAYVPVDGKHELLPGVWLVPAPGHTLGSQVVVVDSAAGKVVICGDTAVFHAELDQPTTEGQRLVRSLDPVEAWLSHEHQPWRPERLTTG